CAGGAAACATGATTCGCTGAACCCTAGAGCCACAGAGGATTCTACGAGATAAACCAGTTCTATTCACCGAATTTGATCGATTTTATCCCTAGTAAAACAGGAAAATAGTTCTTCAACCATATGAGATTCTACCGATTGAACATTTGCTGCATATCAAGTTTCAAGTAAAACGTGAGCAAATTCAATTCCTTTCCCATTCcatttcttagtttttttttttcgttttccCCTCACACCTGCCATTCAAGGCCAGATATCAAGAGGAAACAGAAGCATAGGAAATGAACTAGAGACCTCGATTTATATTTGGATAAGgagcaaagaagaaaaagatatcACAAACATAATAAGAGAAGAGTCTGGCTTCAGATTATGAGAATCCAGTCTATTCCGTAGAATCTATGGAAGCTCATTCTCATCGGATTATGGATTATGGGATTTCATAGTACAATTTATCTCGTAGATTATGAGAATCAGCTTTAATATTATGACCGTTTGTTTTTAGGGctagaatccataatcaaaataaaaaacaaacagggcctgaCAGTGCTTGAAATTATTAGTGCAACACAAAGAACAGCATCACCTGCTGTTTTGCAGCGACTGCTTGGGGGAAACAAGAGAATAGCATAGATTCAAATATTCAAATCAGAAAAGAACAGCACAATTGATGAAAGCTGTAGGGTGGACCAAGGTGGCTCTCAAACAGAAGATTTAGAGGGGCCCTGCAAATGTCCCATTCTCCCTCTGCTCGTTCCACTTTTCGACCTGATTCAGTAGAGCAAAAGAAGCGGATGTTAAAATTTGAAGTACTCATGCATGCGACTTTTCATTGCATCAAGGTAACATGGTCCAGCTAATCATTAAATGGCATTGCTATACATTTGAAGCATATCTGAAGGTACCATGCCTAAAGGAAAACAAATGATTTGACATTAGAAGATCTTTTAAACTACAACTATATGTGCAGTCTGCATAAGGTTGCTCAGCAGGAGCATACAACATGTTGAAGTATTCGAGTGACAATATGTGTAGCCAAGTGTACCGAGGAAATCAGGAAAATAGCCTGCAATACTCCTACAGAGAAATATGACGACATAAAGAACTAACTTCATGGTTTATGACCAAGTGGTTCAGATAAGGTGGACTTAAACTCAACGAACATTCTAGGTTTAGGTTAGTGCAGATAAATTTTCTGGCAGGTTCGTGCATCATAAGACTTTCTGATAAGATCGCTAGGTCACTACTTACTAAAAAGATAAGATCGCTAGGTCACATAAGACTTTCTGATATAGTTTGTGGTTGAATCAATTTGCAgttcaaataaataaaataaaactaatGGTGGTAATCCTACAACATATTCACAGACAGCAAAAGCGCTCACCCATTCTCCTGGGCAAAGAGAGCGGTAGTATTTGGCAAATTTCTCACAGTCAGTAGCAGCCTCCCCTTTGGCATTCACACATCTGGTTTCATGAAGGTTCAGATAGTAAAGAAAGGTACCGAGAGATTTTCACATGTAAAGCTCTTGCAATCAACAAACCTGTGGTATTCAACATAGCGTGTAAAACAATGCCTAGTTTGGTTCGTTGTAGGAAAGCGGAAGTCAGCAGGAGCTGTCTTTATCTCAATCTGGTACAATAGAAATGCAATGAACAAGTAAGAGTAGAGCAATACATTGGCAACAAATAAGGTAAACCAATGCGAGACAAGCTTGCAAAGCAAGTACAAGTATGAATGAAAAACTGGATCAATCAAACAGTGGTTAGGACAGTAAATTTttaaagaagaaaaacacagaTAAGATGTACAAGTAACATAGTTCATTTCACTCAACAATAAATGCTACAACTCGTAACTGGATTATCTCATTGCATAAGAACAATGTCCAAACTAGTAACCGGATTTTCTCGTTGCATAAGGGGATGATAATCAACAGAATGAGAAGCACATTACAACAACCGTTAAGTAATGTTTCAATGAATTGCTAACTGCCTCGCTTAGTCCCCTACATGTCTTCCCCACTTCAAATTCTCCCCACTCCATCTACTGAAATCAGCCCATATATCTTGCAATTTACAGTCTTCCAAGTTTGAGGAGGGGAAATATCCAGGAGCTCTGGCATTCACAAAGTATATGGGCACACCAGCCAGTCCTCGAACTCGAACTCAAACCCATGTGGGTGGGAAGGTTAAACAGTCTCTCCCACCATATGCCCACTGCCCTGTTACTACAATTCATACAGTAGGTGGTACGTGGTAGTCTTATAGTGCGTGCCTTACAGGTTGATGCCGTAAAATGGTGAATGATATGGCTCGTGGTAGAACCATTATTACTACCTTGGAAGAAATTGTAAGGTACAGACGTGACGTTATAAACAATCCAACCCATCTCCCCCGAATAAAACAGCCGATTGGTCATCACAGACACCTAGAAGGAAGAACGGAAAATCCTAGACCAGATCTGTGAACGAAATTCCGTAAAAATTCCAACACAACAGCACGCAAAATGCACGAAAGGGGATCAAACATAGCCCACCAATCCCGCACAACAAGCAGGCAGACCAAGCCATCCACCACAAACAGAAAGAAATGAACCTAAGGTTCAGAACAAACACCCTATAGCAATCCACATCACGCGCGGGTACACGCGGATCAGATGCACGGCGATCGGCGAGCTGGATCGGAAGCTCTCGATTGCTAATACCAACCGACGGATGCAACGACACGGCGGCGGCACATAATGCATCAGAACGGAGGCGCGCGATCGGGGGAGGAGGAGTTCTAGAAGGTTCTCACCTCGGCCATCTCGTCGGTTGGGAGACCGGAGACTGGAGACGGGGGCGAGAACGCGGCCGTCtgtcgagaggaagaaagaCGAGTACGTGCGCTCGgtcaattttcttttttctttttttacaaagagagaggagggcCCAGTCAAGGTGGACGCTTAATAATCGGAGATGGGCCGTGAGGATTTGTTAGGCTGGGCCGACGTCGCAGACACGAGACGGCGCTACGGAgggaactttttattttttatatcttaaaccgaaagttataaaaatagatggctGTTTTGAAAAACCGAAAGTGCCCTCGCAAAAAAGAAACGAGAGTGGCTGCACGATCGTAAAGCTGCAATCACTCTCGGTACGATCGTGCAGGATCTTACTAGtggaatgaagagagatgtaGGATCTTATCTACGTATATTTTTACGTTGGATATTAGTCTGTGCGATCTGTTTGTAAGAGTTTTAACTGTAGGGATATGATAGAGTTAAAATTCTGAAGACTAgcattgatttttgatttttttttttatctgcaCCCTGCTCTCTATGTATCTTCGCCACTAGGATGAGGATGGGAGTCCCATCCTTTCTATTCAGCTTCttggaaagaaaataaaaatagataacatatttgatcgtatttatcgaaatagataatatgtcatCGTATTTATAAATGTAGCATGTGTATTCGGCACTTTATTTATCGAAAATAGTGAACAGTACCATATTCGACATCTGAGGAAAATCTGGGAaattttcacatatttttagaatttatttgagtcattaacaattgctagaagttataaaagtagttttttttaagaattttagtataaaaaatataaaagatttttttaatccaattaaaatgggttgcacatatattatagaacacataaaaaaatttaaattttttaaataacagaagaccaccgttttgaagcAGAGTGAAAATGAAATTTAATCAATGTGGATACTGTTCAAGACATGGGAGTTGAGTGAGAGTAGGTTGTATTTGACGCTATTCactattttcggtaaataagttgccgaatacacatattaaatttataaatacaatgacatgctattttttttagcaaatatgGTCGAATATGTTGTCTACTTTTAGgggccgtttggtagagctctgattctgtggtgagagttattctgtggtggaagtagggtgggagtgattctgtagtggaagtgattctgtttgtaaaatcgtttggtatgctagtggtggaagtgatttctGAGAggatattgtgttgaaatcgaggaGAATCAGTCGGGAATTAAGTGGAAAttagttttttcagctcccacctcGCTATACAAAACGAAAAGTGATTTCCGCGAGGAATCACTCCTCGATCCGCCCGTTTGACAGCGCTGGGAGTGATTCTGGAGCGGAACCAGCTCCCAAAGCTCTACCAAATGGGACCTTAGatttttgctggtttcttactaTATCTcccatacatatacatatatgtatttttattaatatatatgtaATACATTATTTTTTACAGACAAcccttatatttttttatctaatctGTAATAGTTAACTCATCTAAGTATTAGTTTATTGTTTTATGTAgcaataatttatttatattacaaagacatgataaaatatatagaaaaaaaactaattaaattTAATTTCATGTCCCTATTGAGACCCTGATCCCCACAAAATCCTAAGTGGGGATAGGAACGGAATAGAACTTCTACCCGATAATTAAATGTGGGCGGATATAGGAGAGCACTTCCTAACAGGTATAGCCCCGTTACCATCTCTTACCGAGGAGACGCTTCATTTGTTGCATCATCTGTCGCTCTAAGCTCAAAACTCGTCCTGGACACGCATTTCTTCTTTCTTAAGATAAAACATGGCTTTGTCAAGTGCTGGCAAGTGCGAGAACTCAGGAGCCAGTCAGAGCTAGAACTGTCAACGAGCTGAGCTTGAGCGAGCTTAGCTTGTTAGGCTCAATCTTGATAAAAGATCAAGTCGAGCATGAATCAGTCTAGGATGGTGACCGAGCTTAAGGACAGGCTAAGCTCGATTCAAATTCGATTTGTCTAAGCTTAATAACATGATAAATCTTGAATGTGTCTTGTCACTTAGTTGTTTGTTATGACGTAGCCATTTAGATAGATTTGAGAATGATTCTTATTTTCGGTTCTTGTAACATCCCTTAGGCCTTGAagatacataaaaaaattaagatgtATAAATTTAGTATGATGATAAActtaaataaaaatcataatatCCATTAACTTGATTTGGCTTAGGTTAGAGTCTGGCTCACCGAACCGAGCTTGAATCGAGCTTATAACAAATAGACTCGAGTAACCGGCAAGCT
This genomic window from Phragmites australis chromosome 7, lpPhrAust1.1, whole genome shotgun sequence contains:
- the LOC133924512 gene encoding cytochrome c oxidase subunit 6b-2 produces the protein MAEIEIKTAPADFRFPTTNQTRHCFTRYVEYHRCVNAKGEAATDCEKFAKYYRSLCPGEWVEKWNEQRENGTFAGPL